The nucleotide sequence GCCACGGGAAACAATGATGTGATTACAAGTGCCTCGAGAGTGGCAGATTATAAAACCGATTACATACCGCCAGCACCTTTTCGCTTTGAAGTAACTAATGAGAACCTAGATGCTCTGGAAAACGCTCCTTTTATATTAAACGTAAAGGTTGCCGGTACTCGATTGCCAGAAAACGCATCTATCGTAGTAGATGGTCAGAGCTTTTATTTGAATCAGCAGGATTTAGAAACATATTCATTCACATTTGAGCGACCGACTTCCAACACATCGTTTTACTTGATGGCTAATGAGTTGCGTAGTACAGATTATGTCCTCAATGTAGATAAGGTGCCTACCATACAAGGATTTGAGCTGCAAATGGACTATCCATCTTACACGGGTAAGAAAGATGAGATTTTAAAAAGTACCGGAAATGCGCTGGTGCCTCAAGGTACCAATATAATCTGGCGTGTTAACACTACTGCCACAGATCTAGTGCAGTTTAGAACAGCAGACAAAAACTCCAATTTTGAAAATGAGGCTGGTGGTTTGTTCGCTTTCGCGAAAGCGATATCACAACCGCTATCATACTCCATTGTGACTTCAAACAACAAAGTACGAGATCATGAACAATTGGATTTCAAGATCGAGGTGGTTGCAGACGAGTATCCAGAACTTTCCATGGAAATGAAGCGCGATTCCCTAGACGACCGCATCATGTACTTTAAAGGTCAAGCTGCCGACGATTATGGAATTCGATTCTTGCAACTAGTGTATTATAAGAATAACGAAGCCAATGACAAGAAGGTGATTGCCTTGCCTAACTCCGGCGGTACGTACCAGCAATTTGTGCAATCTTTTCCTGGGAATCTCGCTTTAGAACCAGGCAACACCTATAACTTTTATTTTGAAGTCATTGATAATGACGCTGTTAATCGTTTTAAATCCACGAAATCAGAGGTTTATAGCTTTAATAAAGCCACTATGGACCAAGAAGAGGACTTGCAGCTTCAAGAACAAAAGGAATCTTTGTCCAATCTTGAGAAGGCGCTAAAAGAACAACAAAAGGAACAAGATGTTATCAAAGAGTTGTCTCAAGACCAGATTGAAAAGGACGATCGCAGCTTTAATGATAAGCGTAAATTAGATCAAGCGGTCAAGAACCAGCAAAAGAAGGAACAGGACATTCAAAAACAGCTCAATCGTCTGGAGAATCAATTGGATAAGACAGCTCCCAAGGATGATCCCAAAAAGGCAAAACTGCAGGAACGACTTCAAGAAACCGCCGCAGAATCCAAGAAGAATGAAGAGTTACTCAAACAAATAGAGGAGTATCAAGACAAGCTTTCTAAAGAGGAGCTTCAAGAGCAATTAGAAAAATCCCAAAAGAAAACCAGGGAACAACAACGAAGCTTAAAACAGTTGCTGGAATTGACCAAACGTTATTACGTAGCCCAAAAGTATGAGCAATTGGGTCGCAAACTTATGGAGATGGCTGAACGTCAAGAAGAACAATCCAAGAAGGATGCTGCTGGCAATACCAAGCAAGATCAAGACAAACTTAATCAAGAATATGAACAATGGGAGAAAGAGCTGCGTGAATTAGAGAAAGAGAATAACGACTTACAGAAGCCTATGGACCTAGAATTTGATCCACAGGAATCTGATGATATAAAGTCTGATCAAAAAGATGCCTCAGAATCTTTGAAAAATAAGAACGCGCAACAAGCCAAGCCTAAACAAAAAAGTGCAGCAGATAAGATGAAAAAGCAAGCCGCTGCCATGGAACAGGACATGAATTCCATGGAAGGCGAGCAAATGGAAGAGGATCTGGAAATGTTAAGACAAATATTGGATAATTTGGTGTTGTTTTCTCAGTCCCAAGAGACCGTTTTAGAGGATGTAAAATCTTTGAAATCCAACAGTCCAAGATTGGGCAAGAGCCTTAGATCTCAAAAGGAGTTGGAGCTCGCTTTCAAACACGTCGATGATAGTCTTTTCACCCTTTCATCACGCAACGCAGATCTTGGTAAGGAAATTAACGAAGAAGTCGTAGATATCTATTATTACATGGATAAGTCCATGGAACAGCTCGCAGAGTTTGACCTTAATCAAGGTCAGGTTTCCCAGCAGTTCACCTTAGGAAGCGCTAATACGCTAGCTGTCTTACTTAGTGATGTTCTG is from Nonlabens sp. YIK11 and encodes:
- a CDS encoding DUF4175 family protein codes for the protein MTNFQIIEQKLNRFIRKYYVNELIRGVILFLAIGLLYFITVAVVEYFFWLNKLGRTILFWSFILVELGLLFKFVAIPIARLVKLFSGIDFRDASEMIGNHFPEVSDKLVNVLQLHANGGDDELTWASINQKSEDLKPIPFSLAIDFNNNKQYLKYLAVPIIIIGALIATGNNDVITSASRVADYKTDYIPPAPFRFEVTNENLDALENAPFILNVKVAGTRLPENASIVVDGQSFYLNQQDLETYSFTFERPTSNTSFYLMANELRSTDYVLNVDKVPTIQGFELQMDYPSYTGKKDEILKSTGNALVPQGTNIIWRVNTTATDLVQFRTADKNSNFENEAGGLFAFAKAISQPLSYSIVTSNNKVRDHEQLDFKIEVVADEYPELSMEMKRDSLDDRIMYFKGQAADDYGIRFLQLVYYKNNEANDKKVIALPNSGGTYQQFVQSFPGNLALEPGNTYNFYFEVIDNDAVNRFKSTKSEVYSFNKATMDQEEDLQLQEQKESLSNLEKALKEQQKEQDVIKELSQDQIEKDDRSFNDKRKLDQAVKNQQKKEQDIQKQLNRLENQLDKTAPKDDPKKAKLQERLQETAAESKKNEELLKQIEEYQDKLSKEELQEQLEKSQKKTREQQRSLKQLLELTKRYYVAQKYEQLGRKLMEMAERQEEQSKKDAAGNTKQDQDKLNQEYEQWEKELRELEKENNDLQKPMDLEFDPQESDDIKSDQKDASESLKNKNAQQAKPKQKSAADKMKKQAAAMEQDMNSMEGEQMEEDLEMLRQILDNLVLFSQSQETVLEDVKSLKSNSPRLGKSLRSQKELELAFKHVDDSLFTLSSRNADLGKEINEEVVDIYYYMDKSMEQLAEFDLNQGQVSQQFTLGSANTLAVLLSDVLDSANNPNIGPGKPGKSGQGAGFQLPDLIRQQESLQKEGEEGKEGNKGKEGQQGKERKQGNKGEQGNKPGQGKAGESGQEGQSGKAGQQGSSGTTGTNGKSGEGSTSEGKSGESKGKGREGQNGTGAKGDGKEGDGKGSGNGSNDGDEEENSYRESEEESQRIYEIYKQQQDLRNQLEDMIIHEGLQKKVDEITGAMKGVERKLLDQGFNREVQQQMSEIIHDLLKLKDANAEQGEENQRQSQTNFNQFENPLKLDEELIQRYFNNKEILNRQVLPLQPHYRSKVKEYFKTDD